The DNA sequence TTTCTCCTGTAAAAGGAAATGAAGGCGAAGGCTTGAAAATGAAAGCCATACTAGATTTTAACACCTTAAAAAACAAACAGGTTTTGGTAAAAGTGGGGATTTCTCCTGTAAGCTACGAAAATGCTGCTGCCAATATAAAAGCAGAGATTCCAAATTGGGATTTTGACAAAGTAGTAAAAGAAGCAAATAACAAATGGAATAAGGAACTGCATAAGATTCAGATAAAAGCAGACGATAAAACCATGAAAGTTTTTTATACGGCATTGTATCACACTATGTTTGCACCGTCCATTTTTAATGATGTCAACGGAGATTACCGCGGAACCGATAAAAAAGTATACGAAAAAGCCAATTTTACCAATTACACGACTTTCTCACTTTGGGATACCTACCGTGCTTTGCACCCTTTGTATACCATTACACAACCGGATAAGATCAACGACATTGTTAAATCGTTCTTAGCCATTTATAAACAACAAGGCAGACTACCGGTTTGGCATTTAATGGGGAATGAAACCAATACAATGAATGGGAATCATTCCATAGCAGTAATTGCAGACGCTTATCTCAAAGGATACAGAGACTACGATACAGCATTGGCTTACGAAGCCATTAGAAAAACCGCCATGCAAACACGCGACGGAATGGATTACGTTCAAAAATTGGAATATATTCCCGCAGATAAAATGTTAGAATCAGTTGGAAATGCTTTAGAATACGCCATCGACGATTACTGTGTGGCGCAAATGGCAAAAGCACTAAACAAAACAGAAGACTATGTTTATTTTACCAAAAGAGCCAATTTATACCGACTTTATTTCGATAAAGAAACCACATTTATGAGAGGTAAATTAACAGATGGAAATTGGAGAACGCCTTTTAATCCGCTTTCTTCTGCACATCGCAAGGATGATTATGTAGAAGGAAATGCCTGGCAATACACCTGGTTAGTTCCTCAGGATCCTTATGGTTTAATCGATTTATTTGGCAGTGAAAAACAGTTTTTAGATAAGTTAGATTCCTTGTTTTTAATTACAGATAAAGTAGAGGGCGAAGAAATTTCTCCCGACATCAGTGGTCTAATCGGACAATATGCACAAGGAAATGAACCCAATCACCATATTCCGTATTTGTACGCCTATGCCGGACAACCTTGGAAAACTGCAAAATTAATTCGTGAAATCGATGATAAATTTTATTCAACCAAACCCGATGGTTTATGTGGTAATGAAGATTTAGGTCAGATGTCGGCTTGGTATGTTTTCTCTGCGATGGGATTCTATTCTGTTAATCCTGCCAACGGAATTTATGTTTTGGGAAGTCCATTAGTAAATAATGCCGTAATCCATCATAAAGAAGGAGTTTCCTTTACTTTAAATGCCGTAAACAACAGCAATATCAATATGTACATCCAAAAAGCGGAATACAATGGAAAGCCCTACACGAAATCGTACATCACACACGATATGATCGTAAAAGGAGGAGAACTGAAATTGTACATGGGCAACAAGCCTTCACCAACTTTTGGAGTAAATAAAGAAGACAGACCTATGTAAATAAACGTTCCTAACTGGTTTTTAAAACCTGTTAGGTATAACGGTCAATCAATAGTCACAGTCGCAGTTTGCAGTCACAGTTTTAGTTTCAGTTCAAACTAATCCTGCAAAGTTATTAAAACCTTGCAATTATATAAAAATAGAGCCCACAGCTTACATTTTAGAAACCACATTTCACATTTAACAATACTACCATGAAAATAAAGAGTTTAATTTTTTTAGGATTAGTGCAATGCAGCCTTTTTGTAAATGCACAGGTGAAGACCTTAGATCCTGTAGAATATGTAAATCCTTTAATGGGAACACAATCTTTACCCAATCTTTCTAACGGAAATACCTATCCGGCGGTTTGCAGACCATGGGGAATGAATTTCTGGACACCACAAACCGGAAAAATGGGTGACGGATGGGCTTATACCTATACAGCGGAAAAAATCAGAGGATTTAAACAAACCCACCAGCCATCGCCTTGGATGAATGATTACGGACAATTCTCGATTATGCCGGTTACCGGTAAATTAGCTTTTACCGAAGACGAACGTGCCAGTTGGTTTAGTCATAAAGCAGAGGTTTCAAAACCGTATTATTACAGCGTTTATCTGGCTGACTATGATGTTACAACAGAAATTACCACCACAGAAAGAGCGGCTCATTTTCAGATTACATTCCCGGATAACGAAAATTCGTCTATTGTAGTGGATGCTTTTGATAAAGGCTCATATATCAAAATTATTCCATCCGAAAATAAAATTGTTGGTTACACAACCCGTAACAGTGGGGGTGTTCCGGAGAATTTCAAGAACTATTTTGTTTTACAGTTCGACAAACCTTTTTTGACTAATGCCACTTGGAATGAAAAAAAACTGGAAAAAGGGAAGTTAGAATTTTCGGGAACTCACGTAGGTGCAGTAGTTGGTTTTAAAACTAAAAAAGGAGAAAAAGTAAATGTAAAAGTGGCTTCTTCCTTTATCAGTTTAGCTCAGGCTGAATTGAATTTAAAAAACGAATTAGGCACCGCTTCTTTTGATGAAACCGTAGCAGAATCTAAAAAAGAGTGGAATAAAATTCTAGGAAAAATAACAGTAGAAGATAACAACGAAGACCAATTAAGAACTTTCTACTCTTGTTTGTACCGTACAGTTTGTTTCCCTCAAAAACAATATGAAATTGACGCAGAAGGAAAAACAGTGCATTACAGTCCCTACAACGGAAAAGTTGTACCGGGTTATATGTTTGCAGGAACCGGATTTTGGGACACTTTTCGCGCCTTATACCCTTTGTTAAATTTAGTATATCCTTCTATAAACAAAGAAATGCAGGAAGGTTTGCTAAACGATTACAAAGAAGGCGGTTTTTTGCCGGAATGGTCCAGTCCAGGTTTTAGAAATGTGATGGTAGGGAACAATTCAGCTTCTGTAGTTTCGGATGCTTATATGAAAGGATTGCGAGGTTATGATATCAATACACTGTACGAAGCTTTACTGCATGGTGCCAATAATGAAGGTCCAATGGATGCAGTAGGAAGAAAAGGGGTGAACTATTACAATACTTTAGGTTATGTTCCTTACGATGTGAAAATTAATGAAAATGCCGCCAGAACACTGGAATATGCCTATGATGATTTTGCGATCTGGAAATTAGCGCAAGCATTAAATCGTCCGAAGAAAGAGATTAAGTTACTCGAAAAACGAATGATGAATTATAAGAACCTGTATAATCCTGCTATCGGACTAATGAGCGGAAGAAACAAAGACGGAAGTTTTCCGGCGAATTTCAATCCGTTTAAATGGGGAGATGCTTTTACCGAAGGCAATAGTTGGCACTACAGCTGGAGTGTATTTCATGATGTTCAAGGTTTAATTGATCTCATGGGAGGAGCAAAATCTTTTACAGCCAAGCTGGATGCAGTTTTTACTACACCTCCGGTTTTTGATGATAGTTACTACGGATCGGTAATCCATGAAATTCGTGAAATGCAAATTATGAATATGGGACAATATGCACACGGAAATCAACCAATTCAACACATGATTTACCTGTACAATTATGCCGGAGAACCTTGGAAAACCCAATACTGGTCCAGAGAAGTCATGAATCGTTTGTATAAACCAACTCCGGATGGTTATTGTGGTGATGAAGACAACGGACAAACTTCGGCCTGGTACATTTTCTCGGCAATGGGATTTTATCCGGTATGCCCCGCTACAGAAGAATATGTTCTTGGTGCACCCTTATTCAAGAAAACAACCTTACAGTTAGAAAACGGAAAACAGCTTATTATAGAAGCTCCAGGTAATTCGGCAAACAATAAATATGTAAACGAATTAAAGTGGGACAATACAACCTACACAAAAAATTACATCAATCACTTTGATGTATTGAAAGGTGGAGAATTAAACTTTGAGATGAGCAGTTCTCCTAATTTACAAAGAGGCACAACCGCCGGAGCGTATCCCTATTCTTATTCAACTTCAAAATAAAATTTATGCAATCACGTAGAAAATTTATAAAAAATACAGGAATTTTTTCAGCAGGACTATTGGCCATTCAAGCAAATGCTTTTGGACTAAATTCGGATGATTTTCAGTTTACGGTTAAAGATTTTGTGAGTAAAAGACCTCCGTTAGCAGAAAGAAAATTTACCAGTCAAGCAGTCGAAGCGGTAATTGTCAGAATCAAAAAACAAATCGCAAATCCCGAATTGGCTTGGTTGTTTGAAAACTGCTTTCCCAATACATTAGATACCACAGTCGATTTTGAAATCATTGACGGAAAACCCGATACCTATGTAATTACAGGTGACATTGACGCCATGTGGTTGCGAGACAGTACAGCGCAAATCTGGCCTTATATTCCGTTTGTAAAAGAAGACCCTAAATTGGCCGAATTGGTCAAAGGAGTAATCAACCGTCAGGCAAAATGTATTCTATTAGATCCGTACGCCAATGCTTTTTATAAAGATTTTACTAAGGAAAGCGAATGGAAAAATGACTTGACCAAAATGCAGCCCGGTATTCACGAAAGAAAATGGGAGATTGACAGTTTGTGCTATCCCGTTCGATTGGCGCATGGTTATTGGAAAGAAACCGGAGACATCAGTTTGTTCGACGACCAATGGAAAAAAGCGATGTTATTGATACTGCAAACTTTTAGAGAACAACAACGTTTAGACGGAAAAGGAGGCCCATACAGTTTTCAGCGTCAAACGGCCTGGGCTACAGATGGGGTTCCATTAGCGGGCTATGGTTATCCGGTAAAACCTTGTGGATTGATTGTGTCAACGTTCAGACCAAGTGACGATTGTACTTTGTTGCCTTATTTAATTCCAAGCAATATGTTTGCGATTGAAATATTGGGTTATCTGATCGAGATATTCTCTTTGCCGGCACTTAAAGACACTGATTTAGTAGCAAAAGCAAAAGAATTAAGAGAGCAGGTAAAAAAAGGATTAAAGGAAAACGGAATTATAGACCATCCGAAATTCGGGAAAATTATTGCTTTTGAAGTGAACGGATACGGTAGTTTTCACATGATGGACGATGCCAACGTTCCTTCTTTATTGTCTTTGCCTTATTTGGGAGCAATCGCACCAAACGATCCTTTATATCTTAATACCCGAAAAGTGGTGCTTTCAGAAAACAATCCTTTTTTCTACAAAGGAAAAGCTGGAGAGGGGATTGGAGGCCCGCATACAGGAGTAGATACAATTTGGCCGATGAGTATTGTGCTGAGAGCGATTACAAGTGTTGACGAGAAAGAAATACAAGCCTGCATTAGCAATCTGATCAAAACAAATGCAGATACCGGATTTATGCACGAATCCTTTCATAAAGATGATGTCGCAAAATTTACCCGAAAATGGTTTGCTTGGGCAAATACCTTATTTGGCGAGATGATTGTTCACACCAGTAACAAATATCCACAAATTTTAAAGAATAAAAATATTTAAAGAAGCAAGTTAAACCAGGAAAAATGAATACACCACACGCCATTGGGCTAGATATAGGGGGGACACATATTACAGCAGCAGTTATCGATATAACAGAGATGAAAGTTATTGACTACTCTCTGCAAAAAGAATCTTTTGACTCTAATTTACCGGTTGATCAGGTTATGACCATTTGGGAAAAAGCAATTTCTGCCGCCATAGAAAATTCTAAAATTGAAAGTATGGCTGGTTTGGCAGTGTGTATGCCCGGTCCGTTTGATTATCAGGAAGGGGTTTGCTGGATAAAAGGGCAATCCAAATACGAACATTTTTATGGATTGAATGTTAGAAATCTGCTTTTGGACAGTCTTAGTCTCTCAGCCGATTTTCCGGTACTTTTTGAAAATGATGCCGTTTGTTTTGGAAAAGGAGAGGTTTTCAAACAGAAAGAAAACTTGTCCAAAAAAGTAATCGCAATTACGCTGGGTACAGGCTTAGGGGCTTGTTTTATTGACAAAGGAGTTTCGGTAACCACAGGAGATTTGGTACCCTTAGACGGAGAAATATACAATCTGCCGTATAAAGAAGGTATTGCCGAAGACTATGTTTCGGTACGCGGGCTTTTATCTCATTATCATGCTTTAAGTGGTACAACACTAAATAATGGGTTAGAATTGTATAATTTGGCTATTAAAGGAGATCAATTAGCAATCAGTGTATTCGAAAAAATGGGTACTGATCTGGCAGCAATTGTTATTCCGTGGATACAAAATTTCAGTGCGGATCACATTATTATCGGAGGTAAAATAGCCAATGCCGGTGCTTTATTTTTACCATCCTTTACGAAAAGCGTAAAAGAAGCCGGTATCGAAGTTCAGGTTTCTGTTTCGAATGACAATGAAGCCGCTGCATTGTTAGGAGCGGTAAGTTTGCTTTGTACATCGCATTCTAAATAATAAAAAGAGGAATAAAAAGAAATCAATAGGCGCAATAACGAAACGCATTTATAGATAATTGCAACTAATGAATAAGTGATTTAATTCTTATTTGACGTTTGTGTCTGAAAATTAATCGATTCAGGAAAATGAATTGAATTGTTTAAAGGATTACTCGGAATAACCGAAAGCGACGTAAGTAAATAAGTAAAAAGTGCTGTTAGAAAAGAAATCATAATACTACTGATAATTTAAGGTGATGGGCAGTAAGACTATACTGCCCTTATTTTTTTTAAGTTTAAAAAAGTTGCGGAATAATTTTTTAGAAATTCTCCTTTGTTAGAAGTAACAGCTTTTATACTTTTCATCAGAGCTTTTTGAGTTCCTGTTTTCCGACTTCTATCTTTGATGATCTCGCCAAGTCGCCAAGCCGCTAAGTTTTGTCTTCTTATTTTTAAGCTTTCCCCTTTCTCATTAAAACTTTGCGATTTTGCGACTCTGCGAGATTTTTACTCCCTCCACAACTTTTGAATTTGATGCATAGATTTGAATGCTTTATAAAAGCCATTAAAAATTATAATTGACTTGTACAGCAGCATAGGGAGCAGACTTAAACTGAAATTTATCCTTAGTACTAAACATACGTCTTCTTATTTTTAAGCTTTCCCCTTTCTCATTAAAACTTTGCGATTTTGCGACTCTGCGAGATTTTTACTCCCTCCACAACTTTTGAATTTGATTCATAGATTTGAACGCTTTATAAAAGCAATTAAAAATTATAATTGACTTGTACAGCAGCATAAGGTGCAGATTTAAACTGAAATTTATCCTTAGTACTAAACATACTTTTTAAAGATTTCTCCGCATAATAGGCAGGACGTGCACCGCTAATTCCCACTGTAATAGGGATCGTAATGTGTTTGTTAATCTTAAACTCCGGTCTTAATCCTCCGACCATATATTGATGGGTAAAGATGACCTCTTTTCCTGCTCTTTGAGTAAGTGCCATTTGACCATTCATCAATCCAACAATACTTAGTGTAAAGTAGTCTGTCAGTTGATATCCTGCTGACGCTCGTACACCATCTAAAAGTGAAACGTTAAAGACGTATCTCCCGGGAGAATTATAGCTAAGATATAAAGCCGGGAATACCATAGGGAATCCAAATGAATTGTTGAAAGCAAGTCCACCGCCCAGATCTAATTTAGAATTGATTTTTTTGATAAAAATGACACCCGCGTTTCCAAGAATATTTCTGGCGCCCATTTTAGAGATTTGAGTCTGATCCGTAAATACGCCCGCTCCAACTGCTGTCAGGAGACTCCATTTTTTGCTAATCGGACGCATATTATACAACGAAAAGGATGCATTCACAATATCAGATACAACAAGTTC is a window from the Flavobacterium cupriresistens genome containing:
- a CDS encoding GH92 family glycosyl hydrolase, whose protein sequence is MNKRYQYIVFSIMMLINLSAFAQEIKNKTTNDPTDYTGYVNPLIGSAGHGHVFVGANVPFGAVQLGPVNVFEGWDWCSGYNYASNTILGFTHTHLSGTGIGDLNDILLLPVSGKVALTKGTKEDMVNGYGSYFSHKNEVSKPGYYSVLLDKYKIKAELTASERVGFHKYTFDSATDSHVLLDLADGIGWDKPVKTFIKKINETTLAGYRYSKGWANDQRIYFTIEFSDPMSAVTLYDSISPVKGNEGEGLKMKAILDFNTLKNKQVLVKVGISPVSYENAAANIKAEIPNWDFDKVVKEANNKWNKELHKIQIKADDKTMKVFYTALYHTMFAPSIFNDVNGDYRGTDKKVYEKANFTNYTTFSLWDTYRALHPLYTITQPDKINDIVKSFLAIYKQQGRLPVWHLMGNETNTMNGNHSIAVIADAYLKGYRDYDTALAYEAIRKTAMQTRDGMDYVQKLEYIPADKMLESVGNALEYAIDDYCVAQMAKALNKTEDYVYFTKRANLYRLYFDKETTFMRGKLTDGNWRTPFNPLSSAHRKDDYVEGNAWQYTWLVPQDPYGLIDLFGSEKQFLDKLDSLFLITDKVEGEEISPDISGLIGQYAQGNEPNHHIPYLYAYAGQPWKTAKLIREIDDKFYSTKPDGLCGNEDLGQMSAWYVFSAMGFYSVNPANGIYVLGSPLVNNAVIHHKEGVSFTLNAVNNSNINMYIQKAEYNGKPYTKSYITHDMIVKGGELKLYMGNKPSPTFGVNKEDRPM
- a CDS encoding GH92 family glycosyl hydrolase, which gives rise to MKIKSLIFLGLVQCSLFVNAQVKTLDPVEYVNPLMGTQSLPNLSNGNTYPAVCRPWGMNFWTPQTGKMGDGWAYTYTAEKIRGFKQTHQPSPWMNDYGQFSIMPVTGKLAFTEDERASWFSHKAEVSKPYYYSVYLADYDVTTEITTTERAAHFQITFPDNENSSIVVDAFDKGSYIKIIPSENKIVGYTTRNSGGVPENFKNYFVLQFDKPFLTNATWNEKKLEKGKLEFSGTHVGAVVGFKTKKGEKVNVKVASSFISLAQAELNLKNELGTASFDETVAESKKEWNKILGKITVEDNNEDQLRTFYSCLYRTVCFPQKQYEIDAEGKTVHYSPYNGKVVPGYMFAGTGFWDTFRALYPLLNLVYPSINKEMQEGLLNDYKEGGFLPEWSSPGFRNVMVGNNSASVVSDAYMKGLRGYDINTLYEALLHGANNEGPMDAVGRKGVNYYNTLGYVPYDVKINENAARTLEYAYDDFAIWKLAQALNRPKKEIKLLEKRMMNYKNLYNPAIGLMSGRNKDGSFPANFNPFKWGDAFTEGNSWHYSWSVFHDVQGLIDLMGGAKSFTAKLDAVFTTPPVFDDSYYGSVIHEIREMQIMNMGQYAHGNQPIQHMIYLYNYAGEPWKTQYWSREVMNRLYKPTPDGYCGDEDNGQTSAWYIFSAMGFYPVCPATEEYVLGAPLFKKTTLQLENGKQLIIEAPGNSANNKYVNELKWDNTTYTKNYINHFDVLKGGELNFEMSSSPNLQRGTTAGAYPYSYSTSK
- a CDS encoding glycoside hydrolase family 125 protein yields the protein MQSRRKFIKNTGIFSAGLLAIQANAFGLNSDDFQFTVKDFVSKRPPLAERKFTSQAVEAVIVRIKKQIANPELAWLFENCFPNTLDTTVDFEIIDGKPDTYVITGDIDAMWLRDSTAQIWPYIPFVKEDPKLAELVKGVINRQAKCILLDPYANAFYKDFTKESEWKNDLTKMQPGIHERKWEIDSLCYPVRLAHGYWKETGDISLFDDQWKKAMLLILQTFREQQRLDGKGGPYSFQRQTAWATDGVPLAGYGYPVKPCGLIVSTFRPSDDCTLLPYLIPSNMFAIEILGYLIEIFSLPALKDTDLVAKAKELREQVKKGLKENGIIDHPKFGKIIAFEVNGYGSFHMMDDANVPSLLSLPYLGAIAPNDPLYLNTRKVVLSENNPFFYKGKAGEGIGGPHTGVDTIWPMSIVLRAITSVDEKEIQACISNLIKTNADTGFMHESFHKDDVAKFTRKWFAWANTLFGEMIVHTSNKYPQILKNKNI
- a CDS encoding ROK family protein, which produces MNTPHAIGLDIGGTHITAAVIDITEMKVIDYSLQKESFDSNLPVDQVMTIWEKAISAAIENSKIESMAGLAVCMPGPFDYQEGVCWIKGQSKYEHFYGLNVRNLLLDSLSLSADFPVLFENDAVCFGKGEVFKQKENLSKKVIAITLGTGLGACFIDKGVSVTTGDLVPLDGEIYNLPYKEGIAEDYVSVRGLLSHYHALSGTTLNNGLELYNLAIKGDQLAISVFEKMGTDLAAIVIPWIQNFSADHIIIGGKIANAGALFLPSFTKSVKEAGIEVQVSVSNDNEAAALLGAVSLLCTSHSK
- a CDS encoding DUF6268 family outer membrane beta-barrel protein, translating into MRTSSLLTLLVLLMGITQAKAQISIQTEYIGESRYGDEENNNIGNGKGSAIVYQATANIPISMKTNKDNLPVVWGVSLAGAYASLDNKNFTEELVVSDIVNASFSLYNMRPISKKWSLLTAVGAGVFTDQTQISKMGARNILGNAGVIFIKKINSKLDLGGGLAFNNSFGFPMVFPALYLSYNSPGRYVFNVSLLDGVRASAGYQLTDYFTLSIVGLMNGQMALTQRAGKEVIFTHQYMVGGLRPEFKINKHITIPITVGISGARPAYYAEKSLKSMFSTKDKFQFKSAPYAAVQVNYNF